The window TAATAAATGCCAAAATGAAGCCCACCGGTGAaaggaaaaacaataaaatgtcacAACTATCACTTATTATGAAACCTAAAATACCTACATCTGCACGGCTCATACATTACACCTGAGTTATGAATAAAGaatttgaaactatttttcagataaacaaagtacataggtagtataatataatatgttgagTTCGTTTTTCGAAGCGATCAATTTACAAATTTGTACTGTTATTTGTGATCTGCGATTGAAAGCAGAAATGGTTTTACGGACCGAACAAGCTGCCTCTAGACTGTTCATGGGTGCCTTGAGCTTACGTTCTGTGTGTGTTAAAGGTTCCTGAGCTTCGGCGGCAGCGGAGGCGGTTCCGGCGGCGGATCCGGCAACTTCCTCTTCGACATCATCAGAGTGAGTACAACCTCTCCTCGTCATTCACAACTTTTGGGCcagatacattttatacaattccaataatactttatttaatcaTGTCGATACAAAATCCAAGCAAATTAACTCAATACTACAACCAATAACTTTCTTAACCATAATAATATCTTCTATCAGTCTGCTTTCTGTTTTCTTGATTAACTTTCCGAATGATATATTACATCCTATACATTGTACAAGTGTGGCGTCAGGCTAGCCCAGTGTTCCAGTATACAGTGTGTTGTCTGAGGAGCTTTCACACAGTGGATCGAGTACAGTTGGTACGGTACCGCACGAGGCGAGTCCAGCGAGCAGCGCTTCAGTTATAAGGTTTATTTGCAGCGGCCGGCGGAGTCAGTGGCCCGCGCGGCCGGCTCGGCGTTCCGTCTGTTCGCCGGCACCGACTCGCTAAACGTGGGGCTGACTGCCTCGCACACCGCCACCCTGGACCCCAACGACCCACAAGTACACACATACCCACCTACAGTAGCGCACACGTAGATACATGTCAGCTTGAGGAACACTTCGGCGCGTCGGAGCGGCGTCGGGCGACCACCCGCAGACCCGCCCTACACTAATCAACCGCTGCAACCACACTCGTAGACTTTTCACGTAATCGTTGATCTTAACACATAACTCTAGATATACGAGCTAATATTACCTACCCTCATTTCCTTGCCTCTTCTCCCCTTCTGTAGTCTTGTAGTTCTGCAGATGATTTTCGATGTTCCATACCATAGGTGCAGTGAATTCATCAGAGCTAAAGTacttaataatcatattttatagacCTTTCTAAGTAACCATGTAGTTTCTTATTTAGTACATTGAACTAATAAAACTCAGTAGTTAACCTCATAATAGTGTAGCAAgtagatattttgtaattacgcttatatttaagtaaatcaCAACACACGACCTCGGCGACCGAACCATGTTAACCTAGCGGCCCAAAAAATTGTATTACCAAAATTGCAACTTATTAGGCAATGGAAATAAACCAAGCGGCGCCGGCGTCGTGTGAAAGTGGTTAATGTGCGTCGCACTGCACATGCGCGTACGCAACCAATAAGTAGATCTCCTCGCCACAGCCACCAGCtgtagttattatataatttatttgagatGGAGTTAGACAGCGATCGGCGAGGCGCTGCAACTTTCATGCATTCATTGCGCAACTATCACAACGACCGGTTGACGACAGAGTGGTTGCATTCAGCGGATCTTGATATTATAACAGCGGAACAAAGCTAGCCAATAGTACGATGACGACTTGTTGACAATGTGACGTTCGTTTTGGTGGCCGGTGGCGCAACACGTGGCGACGTGACCGGCAACATAACTACACCGCTGACGTAATGCCCGCGATTGAACAATACCTACTTTAATACATTAGATACATAATTTCCTTGATATCGTTACCTTACAGCAACCAAATTTTCATACAAACGATATGAAAGTGAAATTAATCAAGTTAGCTGACCGTGACACAGATACCAGACCGGCCGTTGCCGCTCGACACCGATTTATACATTACGTCAATCTACATAAAGaaacatgataatattaaattatgccaTATAGATACGGTCATCTGCTTAAGGCGTCTGCCGGTTGAGTGTGAATGTGGGTGTTGCATCAGAGTGTAACATAATATCGTTGTGTTCCAGCTGGTAGCGGGCTCCTCGACGTCGAGCGGCGACGCGGCGGGTGAGGGTGACGACGCCAGCGGCGCCAAGGGCGACAATCTGACCGAGGGCGTGCCCGGCCCCATCACGAGGCTGTTCATCATCGCCAACCGTGGTATCGCCAACCTCATCCAGGACCTGATCCTCCGCATCGCGCAGACCTCCGAGAGGATAGTCAACTTCAAGGCGCGACTCATCACCTCCattatttaaatgtgatttagaACAATTAGTGTGGGTAGGGGGTGGTGGTGGCGGAGGCCGCCGCCGCCAGCACGCCGCGCCGGGCCGCACGGCACCGCCGGAGCACTGCCGAGGCACCGCGCGACCGCAGGCTGGGCTGTTTTACTGCAACATAAAACAGTCGTCAGCTCCGATGAGACCACGTGACGCGTCCGTCCGCTACTCCACAACGCTGCGGCTGCTGAACGCACGCAATCAAAGCAGCCGACACAATGTACTCATTCAGACAGAGATTCGCAATCGAGTGCCGCgaaattaactaaaattaagtattaattttatttattgtaagaataAATTCCCTTTGGAGTGTGTTGCGGGGCGGGCGGGCGGTCCGGCGGCGTGCTGGCGCTCGCGGCAGTGACAGAGGACGGACGGCGGCGTcgtcgcggcggcggcggcgcgcgctgTGGTGCCGGCTGGAGCGGCCACGGCCGTACAGAGCTGGCCACTCCTCAGGAcagcgcgcgcgcgccgccgccgcttTACTGCTCaagcttattttttataccgTGACATTTTCGAttcgtttttatgtttgtaaatatgtatcATAGCGGaatttgtaatgaaataaatagttaaattatttaaatagtttacttTCAATCGTCATCTCTACTCAAACAATCTCAGTCCTCCCTCAACCTATACCTGTCCCTGATCGCATGTGTCGTCAATTTACTTGACAAACATAATGTCAAGAGCAATTGTTGAGAAATGAGTCGATCATCTTTGCGAAGCAGCCGACGCAGCATCGACGCCGGTCGGCCGCCGACGTAGCCGGGGGGAACCGCGGTTCGCGGCACGACGACGGCTTCGACTGTTCTGACTTCTGCTGAGCTTTCAACAATAACTTAGCCAAAGGAGGAGAATGAGATGTAGCAACTCGCGATGACACTTTACGTGGGGCTACGGGCACGGGACAGCTCACATGCATGTCTGAGATAACCAAGTTGGCATGAGCgcagtatttgtattctctgaaaataaaaaataacactatgAGTTGATTGAATAATCACTAATTTAAACGTTGCTTCAATAAAGACAAGAGGTAAAAAAAATGGATTGCATAAAC is drawn from Manduca sexta isolate Smith_Timp_Sample1 unplaced genomic scaffold, JHU_Msex_v1.0 HiC_scaffold_1926, whole genome shotgun sequence and contains these coding sequences:
- the LOC119191795 gene encoding uncharacterized protein LOC119191795, translated to FLSFGGSGGGSGGGSGNFLFDIIRRPAESVARAAGSAFRLFAGTDSLNVGLTASHTATLDPNDPQLVAGSSTSSGDAAGEGDDASGAKGDNLTEGVPGPITRLFIIANRGIANLIQDLILRIAQTSERIVNFKARLITSII
- the LOC119191796 gene encoding uncharacterized protein LOC119191796; this translates as MKVKTQTISKALREYKYCAHANLVISDMHVSCPVPVAPRKVSSRVATSHSPPLAKLLLKAQQKSEQSKPSSCREPRFPPATSAADRRRCCVGCFAKMIDSFLNNCS